A single genomic interval of Electrophorus electricus isolate fEleEle1 chromosome 4, fEleEle1.pri, whole genome shotgun sequence harbors:
- the zgc:153031 gene encoding dihydrofolate reductase isoform X1: MNTERDETRRKPVRLIAAACCNMGIGKNGHLPWTLPTEFQYFLNTITSVCQPGKKNLIVWGKTSWLSCPENVFPLANSLNVVLSKRLRSVPKHAHYLCEDFDGAIRLVSLPSLSSLVETIWILGGAQVYKQALEHPWCDYIYLTDIMEEFDCDVFFPKFDRNIFKKQDRFPGVSHDIQEENGIKFQFQVFKKES, translated from the exons ATGAACACCGAGCGAGACGAAACGCGGAGGAAGCCAGTTCGGCTCATCGCGGCGGCATGCTGCAACATGGGCATAGGGAAAAACGGACACCTTCCGTGGACTCTTCC GACAGAGTTTCAGTACTTTCTGAATACCATCACATCTGTGTGTCAGCCGG GAAAGAAAAACCTGATTGTATGGGGGAAGACGAGCTGGCTCTCCTGTCCAGAGAATGTTTTCCCACTGGCAAACAGCCTTAATGTTGTTCTCAGCAAAAGACTGAG GTCTGTCCCCAAGCACGCCCACTACCTGTGTGAGGACTTTGATGGGGCGATCCGTCTGGTGTCACTGCCATCTCTCAGTAGCCTAGTAGAGACCATCTGGATCTTAGGGGGCGCTCAGGTGTATAAG CAGGCGCTGGAGCACCCATGGTGTGACTACATTTACCTCACCGACATCATGGAAGAGTTTGACTGTGACGTTTTTTTCCCCAAGTTTGACCGAAATATTTTTAAGAAGCAAGACAG GTTCCCTGGTGTTTCACACGATATTCAAGAAGAAAATGGCATTAAATTTCAATTTCAAGTGTTCAAGAAAGAGAGCTAA
- the cry1b gene encoding cryptochrome-1b isoform X2, with protein sequence MVTNTVHWFRKGLRLHDNPSLRDSIVEADTLRCIYILDPWFAGSSSVGINRWRFLLQCLEDLDANLRKLNSRLFVIRGQPTDVFPRLFKEWKITRLSYEYDSEPFGKERDAAIQKLAREAGVEVTVRISHTLYHLDKIIEMNGGQSPLTYKRFQTLISRMDAVETPAETITADIMGRCTTPISDDHDDRFGVPSLEELGFDTEGLPSAVWPGGETEALTRLERHLERKAWVANFERPRMNANSLLASPTGLSPYLRFGCLSCRIFYFKLTDLYRKVKKNSAPPLSLYGQLLWREFFYTAATNNPRFDKMEGNPICVQMPWDRNPQALAKWAEGRTGFPWIDAIMTQLRQEGWIHHLARHAVACFLTRGDLWVSWEEGVKVFEELLLDADWSVNAGSWMWLSCSSFFQQFFHCYCPVGFGRRTDPNGDYIRRYLPVLRAFPAKYIYDPWNAPESVQKLAKCMIGVHYPKPMVNHAEASRINIERMKQIYQQLSCYRGLGLLASVPSNSSCNGDGAGGGPGDSSQEVSGAAHLTPANPLEGMSAGILFSSHGDQQPGISGLPQTGGRVRSPRQEPKSHQVLTTRMYPEQWEPKAVRNTLAFLRSDLLLFPSY encoded by the exons ATGGTTACGAACACGGTGCACTGGTTCAGAAAGGGTCTTCGGCTCCACGATAACCCTTCCCTCCGGGACTCCATCGTGGAAGCGGACACGCTGCGCTGTATTTACATTCTGGACCCGTGGTTTGCTGGCTCGTCCAGCGTTGGAATAAACAGATGGAG GTTTTTGCTGCAGTGTCTGGAGGACCTAGATGCCAACCTCCGCAAACTGAACTCCCGTCTGTTTGTCATCAGAGGCCAGCCCACTGATGTCTTCCCCAGGCTCTTTAAG GAGTGGAAGATTACGCGTCTGTCCTACGAGTACGATTCTGAACCTTTCGGAAAGGAGAGAGATGCCGCCATTCAGAAGTTGGCCAGAGAGGCCGGAGTGGAGGTCACCGTCAggatctctcacacactctacCATCTGgacaa GATCATTGAGATGAATGGGGGACAGTCTCCTCTCACCTACAAGCGTTTCCAGACTCTCATCAGCAGAATGGACGCTGTGGAAACACCAGCAGAGACCATTACTGCTGACATCATGGGCAGGTGCACCACCCCCATCAGTGACGACCATGATGATCGTTTTGGTGTGCCCTCTCTTGAGGAGCTGG GCTTTGATACTGAGGGTCTGCCGTCCGCCGTGTGGCCTGGCGGGGAGACAGAAGCTCTCACTCGTTTGGAAAGACACCTGGAGAGGAAG GCTTGGGTGGCCAACTTTGAGCGTCCTCGAATGAACGCCAACTCCCTGCTGGCCAGCCCAACGGGCCTGAGCCCCTACCTGCGCTTTGGCTGTCTGTCCTGCAGAATCTTCTACTTCAAACTCACCGACCTGTACAGAaag GTGAAGAAGAACAGCGCGCCGCCCCTATCCCTGTACGGCCAGCTGCTGTGGCGGGAGTTCTTCTACACCGCCGCCACCAACAACCCGCGTTTCGACAAGATGGAGGGGAACCCCATCTGTGTGCAGATGCCCTGGGACCGAAACCCACAGGCGCTGGCCAAGTGGGCTGAGGGCCGGACCGGCTTCCCCTGGATCGACGCCATCATGACCCAGCTGAGGCAGGAGGGCTGGATCCACCACCTGGCACGGCATGCCGTGGCCTGCTTCCTCACCCGCGGAGACCTGTGGGTCAGCTGGGAGGAGGGTGTGAAG GTGTTTGAGGAGCTGCTCCTGGATGCTGACTGGAGCGTGAACGCCGGCAGCTGGATGTGGCTGTCCTGCAGCTCCTTTTTCCAGCAGTTCTTCCACTGCTACTGCCCCGTGGGCTTCGGCCGCCGCACCGACCCCAACGGAGACTACATCCG GCGGTATTTGCCCGTATTGAGGGCGTTTCCAGCCAAGTACATCTATGACCCCTGGAACGCCCCAGAGAGCGTGCAGAAGCTTGCTAAGTGCATGATTGGGGTGCACTACCCCAAGCCCATGGTCAACCACGCCGAGGCCAGCAGAATAAACATTGAGCGCATGAAACAGATCTACCAGCAGCTGTCCTGCTACAGAGGCCTGG GACTTTTGGCCTCCGTGCCATCCAATTCTAGCTGTAATGGtgatggagcaggtggaggcCCTGGAGACAGTAGCCAGGAGGTCAGTGGTGCAG CACACCTGACACCAGCCAACCCTCTGGAAGGCATGTCAGCAGGCATCTTGTTTAGTTCCCATGGTGACCAACAACCTGGCATCAGTGGTCTGCCACAGACTG GTGGCAGAGTCAGGTCTCCCAGACAAGAACCAAAGTCACACCAAG TCTTAACAACTCGCATGTACCCAGAACAGTGGGAACCGAAGGCCGTGAGAAACACACTCGCCTTTCTCAGGAGTGACCTTTTACTTTTTCCTTCATATTga
- the cry1b gene encoding cryptochrome-1b isoform X3 yields MVTNTVHWFRKGLRLHDNPSLRDSIVEADTLRCIYILDPWFAGSSSVGINRWRFLLQCLEDLDANLRKLNSRLFVIRGQPTDVFPRLFKEWKITRLSYEYDSEPFGKERDAAIQKLAREAGVEVTVRISHTLYHLDKIIEMNGGQSPLTYKRFQTLISRMDAVETPAETITADIMGRCTTPISDDHDDRFGVPSLEELGFDTEGLPSAVWPGGETEALTRLERHLERKAWVANFERPRMNANSLLASPTGLSPYLRFGCLSCRIFYFKLTDLYRKVKKNSAPPLSLYGQLLWREFFYTAATNNPRFDKMEGNPICVQMPWDRNPQALAKWAEGRTGFPWIDAIMTQLRQEGWIHHLARHAVACFLTRGDLWVSWEEGVKVFEELLLDADWSVNAGSWMWLSCSSFFQQFFHCYCPVGFGRRTDPNGDYIRRYLPVLRAFPAKYIYDPWNAPESVQKLAKCMIGVHYPKPMVNHAEASRINIERMKQIYQQLSCYRGLGLLASVPSNSSCNGDGAGGGPGDSSQEVSGAAHLTPANPLEGMSAGILFSSHGDQQPGISGLPQTEGGRVRSPRQEPKSHQGGGSVPVKRHSEDPPSSNGCKIQKRNTD; encoded by the exons ATGGTTACGAACACGGTGCACTGGTTCAGAAAGGGTCTTCGGCTCCACGATAACCCTTCCCTCCGGGACTCCATCGTGGAAGCGGACACGCTGCGCTGTATTTACATTCTGGACCCGTGGTTTGCTGGCTCGTCCAGCGTTGGAATAAACAGATGGAG GTTTTTGCTGCAGTGTCTGGAGGACCTAGATGCCAACCTCCGCAAACTGAACTCCCGTCTGTTTGTCATCAGAGGCCAGCCCACTGATGTCTTCCCCAGGCTCTTTAAG GAGTGGAAGATTACGCGTCTGTCCTACGAGTACGATTCTGAACCTTTCGGAAAGGAGAGAGATGCCGCCATTCAGAAGTTGGCCAGAGAGGCCGGAGTGGAGGTCACCGTCAggatctctcacacactctacCATCTGgacaa GATCATTGAGATGAATGGGGGACAGTCTCCTCTCACCTACAAGCGTTTCCAGACTCTCATCAGCAGAATGGACGCTGTGGAAACACCAGCAGAGACCATTACTGCTGACATCATGGGCAGGTGCACCACCCCCATCAGTGACGACCATGATGATCGTTTTGGTGTGCCCTCTCTTGAGGAGCTGG GCTTTGATACTGAGGGTCTGCCGTCCGCCGTGTGGCCTGGCGGGGAGACAGAAGCTCTCACTCGTTTGGAAAGACACCTGGAGAGGAAG GCTTGGGTGGCCAACTTTGAGCGTCCTCGAATGAACGCCAACTCCCTGCTGGCCAGCCCAACGGGCCTGAGCCCCTACCTGCGCTTTGGCTGTCTGTCCTGCAGAATCTTCTACTTCAAACTCACCGACCTGTACAGAaag GTGAAGAAGAACAGCGCGCCGCCCCTATCCCTGTACGGCCAGCTGCTGTGGCGGGAGTTCTTCTACACCGCCGCCACCAACAACCCGCGTTTCGACAAGATGGAGGGGAACCCCATCTGTGTGCAGATGCCCTGGGACCGAAACCCACAGGCGCTGGCCAAGTGGGCTGAGGGCCGGACCGGCTTCCCCTGGATCGACGCCATCATGACCCAGCTGAGGCAGGAGGGCTGGATCCACCACCTGGCACGGCATGCCGTGGCCTGCTTCCTCACCCGCGGAGACCTGTGGGTCAGCTGGGAGGAGGGTGTGAAG GTGTTTGAGGAGCTGCTCCTGGATGCTGACTGGAGCGTGAACGCCGGCAGCTGGATGTGGCTGTCCTGCAGCTCCTTTTTCCAGCAGTTCTTCCACTGCTACTGCCCCGTGGGCTTCGGCCGCCGCACCGACCCCAACGGAGACTACATCCG GCGGTATTTGCCCGTATTGAGGGCGTTTCCAGCCAAGTACATCTATGACCCCTGGAACGCCCCAGAGAGCGTGCAGAAGCTTGCTAAGTGCATGATTGGGGTGCACTACCCCAAGCCCATGGTCAACCACGCCGAGGCCAGCAGAATAAACATTGAGCGCATGAAACAGATCTACCAGCAGCTGTCCTGCTACAGAGGCCTGG GACTTTTGGCCTCCGTGCCATCCAATTCTAGCTGTAATGGtgatggagcaggtggaggcCCTGGAGACAGTAGCCAGGAGGTCAGTGGTGCAG CACACCTGACACCAGCCAACCCTCTGGAAGGCATGTCAGCAGGCATCTTGTTTAGTTCCCATGGTGACCAACAACCTGGCATCAGTGGTCTGCCACAGACTG AAGGTGGCAGAGTCAGGTCTCCCAGACAAGAACCAAAGTCACACCAAG GTGGAGGAAGTGTCCCTGTGAAGCGCCACAGTGAAGATCCACCTTCAAGCAATGGCTGCAAGATCCAGAAACGGAATACTGACTAG
- the cry1b gene encoding cryptochrome-1b isoform X1, which yields MVTNTVHWFRKGLRLHDNPSLRDSIVEADTLRCIYILDPWFAGSSSVGINRWRFLLQCLEDLDANLRKLNSRLFVIRGQPTDVFPRLFKEWKITRLSYEYDSEPFGKERDAAIQKLAREAGVEVTVRISHTLYHLDKIIEMNGGQSPLTYKRFQTLISRMDAVETPAETITADIMGRCTTPISDDHDDRFGVPSLEELGFDTEGLPSAVWPGGETEALTRLERHLERKAWVANFERPRMNANSLLASPTGLSPYLRFGCLSCRIFYFKLTDLYRKVKKNSAPPLSLYGQLLWREFFYTAATNNPRFDKMEGNPICVQMPWDRNPQALAKWAEGRTGFPWIDAIMTQLRQEGWIHHLARHAVACFLTRGDLWVSWEEGVKVFEELLLDADWSVNAGSWMWLSCSSFFQQFFHCYCPVGFGRRTDPNGDYIRRYLPVLRAFPAKYIYDPWNAPESVQKLAKCMIGVHYPKPMVNHAEASRINIERMKQIYQQLSCYRGLGLLASVPSNSSCNGDGAGGGPGDSSQEVSGAAHLTPANPLEGMSAGILFSSHGDQQPGISGLPQTEGGRVRSPRQEPKSHQVLTTRMYPEQWEPKAVRNTLAFLRSDLLLFPSY from the exons ATGGTTACGAACACGGTGCACTGGTTCAGAAAGGGTCTTCGGCTCCACGATAACCCTTCCCTCCGGGACTCCATCGTGGAAGCGGACACGCTGCGCTGTATTTACATTCTGGACCCGTGGTTTGCTGGCTCGTCCAGCGTTGGAATAAACAGATGGAG GTTTTTGCTGCAGTGTCTGGAGGACCTAGATGCCAACCTCCGCAAACTGAACTCCCGTCTGTTTGTCATCAGAGGCCAGCCCACTGATGTCTTCCCCAGGCTCTTTAAG GAGTGGAAGATTACGCGTCTGTCCTACGAGTACGATTCTGAACCTTTCGGAAAGGAGAGAGATGCCGCCATTCAGAAGTTGGCCAGAGAGGCCGGAGTGGAGGTCACCGTCAggatctctcacacactctacCATCTGgacaa GATCATTGAGATGAATGGGGGACAGTCTCCTCTCACCTACAAGCGTTTCCAGACTCTCATCAGCAGAATGGACGCTGTGGAAACACCAGCAGAGACCATTACTGCTGACATCATGGGCAGGTGCACCACCCCCATCAGTGACGACCATGATGATCGTTTTGGTGTGCCCTCTCTTGAGGAGCTGG GCTTTGATACTGAGGGTCTGCCGTCCGCCGTGTGGCCTGGCGGGGAGACAGAAGCTCTCACTCGTTTGGAAAGACACCTGGAGAGGAAG GCTTGGGTGGCCAACTTTGAGCGTCCTCGAATGAACGCCAACTCCCTGCTGGCCAGCCCAACGGGCCTGAGCCCCTACCTGCGCTTTGGCTGTCTGTCCTGCAGAATCTTCTACTTCAAACTCACCGACCTGTACAGAaag GTGAAGAAGAACAGCGCGCCGCCCCTATCCCTGTACGGCCAGCTGCTGTGGCGGGAGTTCTTCTACACCGCCGCCACCAACAACCCGCGTTTCGACAAGATGGAGGGGAACCCCATCTGTGTGCAGATGCCCTGGGACCGAAACCCACAGGCGCTGGCCAAGTGGGCTGAGGGCCGGACCGGCTTCCCCTGGATCGACGCCATCATGACCCAGCTGAGGCAGGAGGGCTGGATCCACCACCTGGCACGGCATGCCGTGGCCTGCTTCCTCACCCGCGGAGACCTGTGGGTCAGCTGGGAGGAGGGTGTGAAG GTGTTTGAGGAGCTGCTCCTGGATGCTGACTGGAGCGTGAACGCCGGCAGCTGGATGTGGCTGTCCTGCAGCTCCTTTTTCCAGCAGTTCTTCCACTGCTACTGCCCCGTGGGCTTCGGCCGCCGCACCGACCCCAACGGAGACTACATCCG GCGGTATTTGCCCGTATTGAGGGCGTTTCCAGCCAAGTACATCTATGACCCCTGGAACGCCCCAGAGAGCGTGCAGAAGCTTGCTAAGTGCATGATTGGGGTGCACTACCCCAAGCCCATGGTCAACCACGCCGAGGCCAGCAGAATAAACATTGAGCGCATGAAACAGATCTACCAGCAGCTGTCCTGCTACAGAGGCCTGG GACTTTTGGCCTCCGTGCCATCCAATTCTAGCTGTAATGGtgatggagcaggtggaggcCCTGGAGACAGTAGCCAGGAGGTCAGTGGTGCAG CACACCTGACACCAGCCAACCCTCTGGAAGGCATGTCAGCAGGCATCTTGTTTAGTTCCCATGGTGACCAACAACCTGGCATCAGTGGTCTGCCACAGACTG AAGGTGGCAGAGTCAGGTCTCCCAGACAAGAACCAAAGTCACACCAAG TCTTAACAACTCGCATGTACCCAGAACAGTGGGAACCGAAGGCCGTGAGAAACACACTCGCCTTTCTCAGGAGTGACCTTTTACTTTTTCCTTCATATTga
- the cry1b gene encoding cryptochrome-1b isoform X4: MVTNTVHWFRKGLRLHDNPSLRDSIVEADTLRCIYILDPWFAGSSSVGINRWRFLLQCLEDLDANLRKLNSRLFVIRGQPTDVFPRLFKEWKITRLSYEYDSEPFGKERDAAIQKLAREAGVEVTVRISHTLYHLDKIIEMNGGQSPLTYKRFQTLISRMDAVETPAETITADIMGRCTTPISDDHDDRFGVPSLEELGFDTEGLPSAVWPGGETEALTRLERHLERKAWVANFERPRMNANSLLASPTGLSPYLRFGCLSCRIFYFKLTDLYRKVKKNSAPPLSLYGQLLWREFFYTAATNNPRFDKMEGNPICVQMPWDRNPQALAKWAEGRTGFPWIDAIMTQLRQEGWIHHLARHAVACFLTRGDLWVSWEEGVKVFEELLLDADWSVNAGSWMWLSCSSFFQQFFHCYCPVGFGRRTDPNGDYIRRYLPVLRAFPAKYIYDPWNAPESVQKLAKCMIGVHYPKPMVNHAEASRINIERMKQIYQQLSCYRGLGLLASVPSNSSCNGDGAGGGPGDSSQEVSGAAHLTPANPLEGMSAGILFSSHGDQQPGISGLPQTGGRVRSPRQEPKSHQGGGSVPVKRHSEDPPSSNGCKIQKRNTD; this comes from the exons ATGGTTACGAACACGGTGCACTGGTTCAGAAAGGGTCTTCGGCTCCACGATAACCCTTCCCTCCGGGACTCCATCGTGGAAGCGGACACGCTGCGCTGTATTTACATTCTGGACCCGTGGTTTGCTGGCTCGTCCAGCGTTGGAATAAACAGATGGAG GTTTTTGCTGCAGTGTCTGGAGGACCTAGATGCCAACCTCCGCAAACTGAACTCCCGTCTGTTTGTCATCAGAGGCCAGCCCACTGATGTCTTCCCCAGGCTCTTTAAG GAGTGGAAGATTACGCGTCTGTCCTACGAGTACGATTCTGAACCTTTCGGAAAGGAGAGAGATGCCGCCATTCAGAAGTTGGCCAGAGAGGCCGGAGTGGAGGTCACCGTCAggatctctcacacactctacCATCTGgacaa GATCATTGAGATGAATGGGGGACAGTCTCCTCTCACCTACAAGCGTTTCCAGACTCTCATCAGCAGAATGGACGCTGTGGAAACACCAGCAGAGACCATTACTGCTGACATCATGGGCAGGTGCACCACCCCCATCAGTGACGACCATGATGATCGTTTTGGTGTGCCCTCTCTTGAGGAGCTGG GCTTTGATACTGAGGGTCTGCCGTCCGCCGTGTGGCCTGGCGGGGAGACAGAAGCTCTCACTCGTTTGGAAAGACACCTGGAGAGGAAG GCTTGGGTGGCCAACTTTGAGCGTCCTCGAATGAACGCCAACTCCCTGCTGGCCAGCCCAACGGGCCTGAGCCCCTACCTGCGCTTTGGCTGTCTGTCCTGCAGAATCTTCTACTTCAAACTCACCGACCTGTACAGAaag GTGAAGAAGAACAGCGCGCCGCCCCTATCCCTGTACGGCCAGCTGCTGTGGCGGGAGTTCTTCTACACCGCCGCCACCAACAACCCGCGTTTCGACAAGATGGAGGGGAACCCCATCTGTGTGCAGATGCCCTGGGACCGAAACCCACAGGCGCTGGCCAAGTGGGCTGAGGGCCGGACCGGCTTCCCCTGGATCGACGCCATCATGACCCAGCTGAGGCAGGAGGGCTGGATCCACCACCTGGCACGGCATGCCGTGGCCTGCTTCCTCACCCGCGGAGACCTGTGGGTCAGCTGGGAGGAGGGTGTGAAG GTGTTTGAGGAGCTGCTCCTGGATGCTGACTGGAGCGTGAACGCCGGCAGCTGGATGTGGCTGTCCTGCAGCTCCTTTTTCCAGCAGTTCTTCCACTGCTACTGCCCCGTGGGCTTCGGCCGCCGCACCGACCCCAACGGAGACTACATCCG GCGGTATTTGCCCGTATTGAGGGCGTTTCCAGCCAAGTACATCTATGACCCCTGGAACGCCCCAGAGAGCGTGCAGAAGCTTGCTAAGTGCATGATTGGGGTGCACTACCCCAAGCCCATGGTCAACCACGCCGAGGCCAGCAGAATAAACATTGAGCGCATGAAACAGATCTACCAGCAGCTGTCCTGCTACAGAGGCCTGG GACTTTTGGCCTCCGTGCCATCCAATTCTAGCTGTAATGGtgatggagcaggtggaggcCCTGGAGACAGTAGCCAGGAGGTCAGTGGTGCAG CACACCTGACACCAGCCAACCCTCTGGAAGGCATGTCAGCAGGCATCTTGTTTAGTTCCCATGGTGACCAACAACCTGGCATCAGTGGTCTGCCACAGACTG GTGGCAGAGTCAGGTCTCCCAGACAAGAACCAAAGTCACACCAAG GTGGAGGAAGTGTCCCTGTGAAGCGCCACAGTGAAGATCCACCTTCAAGCAATGGCTGCAAGATCCAGAAACGGAATACTGACTAG
- the mterf2 gene encoding transcription termination factor 2, mitochondrial has translation MLRAVTASLCSSCPRAQLFTLLARACASSGQPENSHTVNTLRSLSVDVSKIRKTKGWVLSRSPVYVREVAALLWDAGADESVVAWVLQTHLEAVLCTPELLEAQRELWMSVCASPRDLVGITEKFPASFFTADGHLEHQRANVAFFRDLGLHRCVVAKLMASAPQSFSDPVKKNQEMVRTFQKAYLELGGDEVNMRVWLQKVLSQNPHVLLKPLEIVRNNMTFLQQQGFARSEVLQLLSKLKGFVTEVQPKTVGLTLDCAWDTLGFTAASLRQLVLKCPSLLFFSVAVLAERFRSFLSAGNSLQQITETPAVLDLTPQILQYRVQKLTSCGYDIRTGSLEPFTGNKELEMSYRKVCVQREAAL, from the coding sequence atgctgCGCGCGGTGACAGCCTCCCTGTGCTCTTCCTGCCCGCGTGCCCAGCTGTTCACCTTGCTCGCCAGGGCGTGCGCATCCTCTGGTCAGCCCGAGAACAGCCACACCGTGAACACGCTCCGCAGCCTGTCTGTGGACGTGTCTAAGATCCGGAAGACGAAGGGCTGGGTGTTGAGCCGCAGCCCCGTGTACGTGCGCGAGGTGGCAGCCTTGCTGTGGGACGCGGGAGCCGACGAGAGCGTCGTTGCTTGGGTGCTGCAGACTCACCTGGAAGCGGTGCTCTGCACGCCAGAGCTCCTGGAGGCACAGAGGGAGCTGTGGATGTCGGTCTGTGCCAGCCCCAGGGACCTGGTGGGCATCACGGAGAAGTTCCCAGCCTCGTTCTTCACCGCGGACGGCCACCTTGAGCACCAGAGGGCCAATGTTGCATTCTTCCGTGACCTGGGCCTTCACAGGTGCGTCGTGGCCAAGCTGATGGCAAGCGCCCCACAGAGCTTCAGTGATCCTGTTAAGAAGAACCAGGAGATGGTTCGGACCTTCCAGAAGGCCTATCTGGAGCTGGGAGGGGACGAGGTTAACATGAGGGTCTGGCTGCAGAAGGTGCTCAGTCAGAACCCACACGTGCTCCTGAAGCCATTGGAAATCGTGCGGAATAACATGACGTTCCTGCAACAGCAGGGATTCGCCAGGAGTGaagtcctccagctcctctccaagCTCAAGGGCTTTGTCACAGAGGTGCAGCCCAAGACAGTGGGGCTCACTCTGGACTGTGCCTGGGACACGCTGGGCTTCACAGCAGCCAGCCTCCGCCAACTCGTGCTGAAGTGCCCCTCCTTGCTGTTTTTCTCCGTAGCCGTGCTGGCAGAGAGATTCAGGAGTTTCCTCAGTGCTGGGAACAGCCTACAGCAGATCACAGAGACGCCCGCTGTCCTGGACCTGACCCCACAGATTCTCCAGTATCGCGTTCAGAAACTAACCTCTTGTGGCTATGATATTAGGACAGGCAGTCTGGAGCCCTTCACTGGCAACAAGGAGCTTGAGATGAGTtacaggaaagtgtgtgtgcagcgaGAGGCCGCGCTTTAA
- the zgc:153031 gene encoding dihydrofolate reductase isoform X2 produces MNTERDETRRKPVRLIAAACCNMGIGKNGHLPWTLPTEFQYFLNTITSVCQPGKKNLIVWGKTSWLSCPENVFPLANSLNVVLSKRLRSVPKHAHYLCEDFDGAIRLVSLPSLSSLVETIWILGGAQVYKALEHPWCDYIYLTDIMEEFDCDVFFPKFDRNIFKKQDRFPGVSHDIQEENGIKFQFQVFKKES; encoded by the exons ATGAACACCGAGCGAGACGAAACGCGGAGGAAGCCAGTTCGGCTCATCGCGGCGGCATGCTGCAACATGGGCATAGGGAAAAACGGACACCTTCCGTGGACTCTTCC GACAGAGTTTCAGTACTTTCTGAATACCATCACATCTGTGTGTCAGCCGG GAAAGAAAAACCTGATTGTATGGGGGAAGACGAGCTGGCTCTCCTGTCCAGAGAATGTTTTCCCACTGGCAAACAGCCTTAATGTTGTTCTCAGCAAAAGACTGAG GTCTGTCCCCAAGCACGCCCACTACCTGTGTGAGGACTTTGATGGGGCGATCCGTCTGGTGTCACTGCCATCTCTCAGTAGCCTAGTAGAGACCATCTGGATCTTAGGGGGCGCTCAGGTGTATAAG GCGCTGGAGCACCCATGGTGTGACTACATTTACCTCACCGACATCATGGAAGAGTTTGACTGTGACGTTTTTTTCCCCAAGTTTGACCGAAATATTTTTAAGAAGCAAGACAG GTTCCCTGGTGTTTCACACGATATTCAAGAAGAAAATGGCATTAAATTTCAATTTCAAGTGTTCAAGAAAGAGAGCTAA